TCAGGTGCTTTTCATCATCGGTATTTTGCTTTTCACCATCACCTTTGTCGTGAATCTCGTTGCCGATTTGGCCGTGCGCGGGATTCGCAATCAAGCGTCGTGAGAAAATTGTTGAAGCGTTCAACGACGATTTTAAGTAACCGGACAGAAAAGATAGAAAACAGATGGTTACAGTAATCGGTGCCGGTCTGAGCGAAGACGAAGACCGCTTGCCTTTATAAGAAGGAGCACTTCGCCTCCGCTCAGGGCAACAAAAACGAAATGGGTCATTCTGAGGCTTCTTAGCCGAAGAATCCAACGGTCGCCGGACGAATAGATGCTTCGCCAGAGGAACGCTCAGCATGACAAGTATAAGTATAACCTGCAAGAAATTTTATGTTTGTAGAAACCGAATCCGTCCGCAAAAAACTTCGTCTTGAGCAAGCCGCGCAAATCGTGCTGCTCTTGATGACGCTCCTCATGATTGTGCCGCTTGTTTTGATTATCGGCTACCTGATTTATAAAGCCGCGCCGTTGCTTTCGCTCGACTTTTTGCTAAAAAATCCCGTTCATGGCATGAAGGCGGGTGGCATTTGGGCCCCGCTACTCGGCACGATTTACCTGGTGCTGACCTCGCTTTTAATCGCTACGCCCGTCGGCGTTTTAGCCGCGATTTACCTAAACGAATACGCCAAAGACAATTGGTTTACGCGAACCGTGAATTTGGCCGTTGTGAATTTGGCCGGCGTGCCGAGCATCGTTCATGCGCTGTTCGGGCTTGGCGCGTTTGTGCTCTTTGCCGGATTCGGTCGCTCGGTGCTGGCGGCGGCGCTCACGCTGGCGATTATGACGCTGCCTGTTATCATTGCGAGTACGAAGGAGGCGCTGGCCGCCGTGCCGGTTTCGTTTCGCGAGGCGTGTTGGAACATGGGCGCCACGCGTTGGCAAACCATCCGAAACATTGTGCTGCCAAACTCCGTCAGCGGCATTTTGACGGGCGTCATTTTGCAAGTTTCGCGCGCGGCGGGCGAAACCGCGCCGATTATGTTTACCGGCGCCGTCTTTTTCAAAGCCATTCAAGAGGGCGACATTTTCGCCTATCATCTTTTTGACCAGTGTATGGCGCTGTCCATGCACCTTTTCACCATCTCCACCCAAGTCCCCGATGTGCCGGAAGCTTTGCCCTACGCGACCGCCATCGTCTTGCTCGGTTCGGTCTTGCTTGTCAATGCACTCGCGATTTTGCTGCGCACGGTGTTGCGCTCACGAAAAAAATGGTAAGTCCCATGAATAAGAAAATAGAAATCATCGATCTCCGCGTCGCCTATGCGGGGAAATCGGCGCTCAAAGGTATCAGTTTCGACATTTTTGAAAACGAGATTTTAGGCATCATCGGGCCGGCGCAATCCGGCAAAACCACGCTTTTGAAGGCGATAAACCGCACGCTTGATTTTACAACTGGCGCAGAAGTTGATGGCACGATAAAAGTTGATGGAGAGGATATTGCTACGGTGAAAAACGTGTATGAACTGCGCCGAAAAATCGGCATGGTGGCGCCGTTGCCGGTCGGCCTGCCGCTTTCGATTTATGACAATGTGGCCTTTGCTCCGCGCATGGCGGGCGTTCGCGATTCGAAAAAATTGGATGAAATTGTGGAGCGCAGCCTTGTTCAAGCTGCGCTTTGGGACGAGGTGAAAGACCGGCTGCAAAGTCTCGGCACAAAGCTTTCCGGCGGCCAACAGCAGCGACTCACCATCGCTCGCGCCCTTTCGCACGAGCCGGAAATTCTTTGCTTGGACGAATTTTCCATCGCCATCGATCCGGTCACAACCATGCGCATCGAGGAAGTTCTCAAATCTTTGCGCTCGCAAATGACGATTATTTTGGTAACGAATTTGGTGCAGCAAGCTAAGCGGCTCGCCAATCGGACGGCATTTTTGTTCAACGGCGAACTGGTAGAACTGGACAAAACGGAGGTCGTTTTTTCGGAGTCGCCTTCGGAGCAAAAAACTTATGAATACGTAAACGGCATTTTTGGATGAACGAATACAGCATTCAAACGCGCAATTTGAATTTGTGGTACGGCGATTTTCAAGCGTTGAAAAATATTTCCACCGACATTTTAAAGGGAAAAATCACCTCGCTCATCGGCCCGTCGGGCTGCGGCAAAACCACGCTGCTTAGGTGTTTCAACCGCGTAAACGAGCGCTATGGAAATGTGCGAACCACCGGCGAGATAAAAATTTTGGATAAAAATATTTACGACTCGGACATTTCCCTCATCGAGCTTCGCAAGGCTGTCGGCATGGTGTTCCAGCGCCCGAACCCGCTGCCGATTTCGGTTTATGAAAATATCGTGTTCGGCCTGCGCATTCATAGCGGCGAGCGCAACTGGCAAAAATCCGAGTTGGACGAGGCCGTTGAATCGGCGCTGAAGGGCGTATCGCTTTGGAATGATTTGAAAGACAAATTGCAAGCAAAAGCAACATCGCTTTTGCTCGAGCAGCAGCAAAAACTTTGCATCGCAAGATTGTTGCCGCTAAAGCCGCAGGTAATTTTGATGGATGAGCCTTGCTCCGCGCTCGATGCCGACGCTACAAAACGCGTGGAAGATTTAATGCGCGAACTGGCTGGTGAATACACGATTTTGATTGTTACGCACAACATGATGCAAGCGCGG
Above is a window of Chloroherpeton thalassium ATCC 35110 DNA encoding:
- the pstA gene encoding phosphate ABC transporter permease PstA, with translation MFVETESVRKKLRLEQAAQIVLLLMTLLMIVPLVLIIGYLIYKAAPLLSLDFLLKNPVHGMKAGGIWAPLLGTIYLVLTSLLIATPVGVLAAIYLNEYAKDNWFTRTVNLAVVNLAGVPSIVHALFGLGAFVLFAGFGRSVLAAALTLAIMTLPVIIASTKEALAAVPVSFREACWNMGATRWQTIRNIVLPNSVSGILTGVILQVSRAAGETAPIMFTGAVFFKAIQEGDIFAYHLFDQCMALSMHLFTISTQVPDVPEALPYATAIVLLGSVLLVNALAILLRTVLRSRKKW
- a CDS encoding phosphate ABC transporter ATP-binding protein, whose product is MNKKIEIIDLRVAYAGKSALKGISFDIFENEILGIIGPAQSGKTTLLKAINRTLDFTTGAEVDGTIKVDGEDIATVKNVYELRRKIGMVAPLPVGLPLSIYDNVAFAPRMAGVRDSKKLDEIVERSLVQAALWDEVKDRLQSLGTKLSGGQQQRLTIARALSHEPEILCLDEFSIAIDPVTTMRIEEVLKSLRSQMTIILVTNLVQQAKRLANRTAFLFNGELVELDKTEVVFSESPSEQKTYEYVNGIFG
- a CDS encoding phosphate ABC transporter ATP-binding protein, which codes for MNEYSIQTRNLNLWYGDFQALKNISTDILKGKITSLIGPSGCGKTTLLRCFNRVNERYGNVRTTGEIKILDKNIYDSDISLIELRKAVGMVFQRPNPLPISVYENIVFGLRIHSGERNWQKSELDEAVESALKGVSLWNDLKDKLQAKATSLLLEQQQKLCIARLLPLKPQVILMDEPCSALDADATKRVEDLMRELAGEYTILIVTHNMMQARRVSEECLFMMLGELVEHAPTETIFSSPKDSRTADYIEGRYG